One genomic region from Streptomyces sp. NBC_01431 encodes:
- a CDS encoding MCE family protein encodes MNRRSITGPLVKSLVFVLVTALTTTVLALSIANTGVGDTTTYRARFTDATGLIEGDSVRIAGVKVGQVDGVEVVDRRLAQVTFSVQRSRILPGTATAAIKYLNMVGQRYVELGRGAGAVGATLAPGATIPVERTTPALDLTELFNGFQPLFEGLSPKDVNELAGSIVQVLQGEGGTVDSLLRHIGSLTTTVAAKDKVIGEVITNLNTVLTTVNDREAGFNDLVVTLQQLVSGFAGDRKPLGEAIAAMGDLTTVTAGLFQDGREPLKEDVKQLGRLSANLADSAPQIENFLKRTPDKMRAVTRIASYGSWLNLYLCEAKVSGVNTEDGSAPPTGIPVSESRCQG; translated from the coding sequence GTGAACCGCCGCAGCATCACGGGTCCGCTCGTCAAGTCACTGGTCTTCGTCCTGGTGACGGCACTCACCACCACCGTCCTGGCGCTGTCCATCGCCAACACCGGGGTCGGCGACACCACGACGTACCGGGCCCGGTTCACCGATGCGACCGGTCTGATCGAGGGCGACAGCGTCCGCATCGCCGGAGTGAAGGTCGGCCAGGTGGACGGCGTCGAGGTCGTCGACCGGCGGCTCGCGCAGGTCACGTTCTCCGTGCAGCGCAGCCGGATCCTGCCGGGCACGGCCACCGCCGCCATCAAGTACCTCAACATGGTGGGCCAGCGGTACGTCGAACTGGGCCGGGGGGCCGGCGCGGTGGGCGCGACACTGGCGCCCGGCGCGACGATCCCGGTCGAGCGCACCACCCCCGCCCTCGACCTCACCGAGCTCTTCAACGGTTTCCAGCCCCTGTTCGAAGGGCTCTCGCCCAAGGACGTCAACGAACTCGCCGGCTCCATCGTGCAGGTCCTCCAGGGCGAGGGCGGCACCGTCGACAGCCTGCTGCGGCACATCGGTTCGCTCACCACGACCGTCGCCGCCAAGGACAAGGTGATCGGCGAGGTCATCACCAACCTCAACACCGTCCTGACCACCGTCAACGACCGCGAGGCGGGCTTCAACGACCTGGTGGTGACGCTCCAGCAACTCGTATCGGGGTTCGCGGGGGACCGCAAGCCGCTCGGCGAGGCGATCGCCGCGATGGGCGATCTGACGACGGTCACCGCCGGGCTGTTCCAGGACGGCAGAGAGCCGCTGAAGGAGGACGTCAAACAGCTCGGCCGACTGTCCGCGAACCTCGCCGACAGCGCGCCCCAGATCGAGAACTTCCTGAAGAGGACGCCCGACAAGATGCGCGCCGTCACCCGCATCGCCAGCTACGGATCCTGGCTCAACCTCTACCTCTGCGAAGCCAAGGTGTCCGGCGTGAACACCGAGGACGGCAGCGCCCCGCCCACCGGCATCC
- a CDS encoding MCE family protein — MNARTVRQRLAGVVFLLVPALLIWLSIAVYDKDFTRSDTVTVETGSVGNEMHPGAEVKLRGVVIGEVRGISADGDGAKLTLALQPGSLSRVPSDVTAQMLPTTLFGERFVALVPPSHPSTSTLPADAVIPQDRSRDAIELGQVLDHVLPMLTAVKPEKLSVTLSAVAQALRGRGTQLGDTLVTLDAHLKKFNPDLPALNADLKQLVQVTRAYSDAAPDILKALTDATTTTNTLVDQQSRLLDVYGRTTTTAQDLTAFLQQNKDNIIRLSAVSRPTLRLLAEYSASFPCTLRTLSGFVPAMDKALGKGTDEPGLHVTVKAVPSLGKYVPGRDTPAYPAGDGPHCYPVPYLGVPLPAASAPARTAAVGDAGLGLPNSPQENQLVNELLAPDMKRAPQSLPNWSSLLVGPVLRGSEVTIK, encoded by the coding sequence ATGAACGCGCGGACCGTACGCCAACGCCTCGCCGGAGTCGTCTTCCTGCTGGTCCCGGCACTGCTGATATGGCTCTCGATCGCCGTGTACGACAAGGACTTCACCCGCTCGGACACCGTGACCGTCGAGACCGGAAGCGTCGGCAACGAGATGCACCCGGGCGCCGAGGTGAAACTGCGCGGCGTCGTCATCGGCGAGGTCCGCGGCATCAGCGCCGACGGCGACGGAGCGAAGCTGACCCTCGCCCTCCAGCCCGGCAGCCTCAGCCGCGTGCCCTCCGACGTGACCGCGCAGATGCTGCCGACCACCCTGTTCGGCGAGCGGTTCGTGGCGCTCGTACCGCCGTCGCACCCGTCCACGAGCACGCTCCCGGCCGATGCGGTCATCCCGCAGGACCGCTCCCGCGACGCCATCGAACTGGGGCAAGTCCTCGACCACGTGCTGCCGATGCTCACCGCGGTGAAGCCGGAGAAGCTGTCGGTCACGCTGTCCGCCGTCGCCCAGGCGCTGCGCGGGCGCGGCACCCAGCTCGGCGACACCCTCGTCACCCTGGATGCCCATCTGAAGAAGTTCAACCCGGACCTGCCCGCCCTCAACGCCGATCTGAAACAGCTCGTCCAGGTCACCCGGGCCTACAGCGACGCCGCCCCCGACATCCTCAAAGCGCTCACGGACGCCACGACCACCACCAACACCCTCGTCGACCAGCAGAGCCGGCTCCTGGACGTCTACGGCCGTACGACCACGACCGCACAGGACCTCACGGCCTTCCTCCAGCAGAACAAGGACAACATCATCCGGCTCAGCGCGGTGAGCCGCCCGACGCTGCGACTGCTCGCCGAGTACTCCGCCTCCTTCCCCTGCACCCTGCGCACCCTCTCCGGCTTCGTCCCCGCCATGGACAAGGCCTTGGGCAAGGGCACGGACGAGCCGGGACTCCACGTCACCGTGAAGGCAGTGCCCTCCCTCGGCAAGTACGTCCCCGGGCGCGACACCCCCGCATACCCGGCCGGCGACGGCCCGCACTGCTACCCGGTGCCCTACCTCGGCGTCCCGCTCCCCGCCGCGAGCGCTCCCGCCAGGACGGCGGCGGTCGGCGACGCCGGTCTCGGGCTGCCCAACTCCCCGCAGGAGAACCAACTGGTGAACGAACTGCTCGCCCCCGACATGAAGCGGGCCCCGCAGTCCCTGCCCAACTGGAGCAGCCTGCTCGTCGGACCCGTCCTGCGGGGGAGCGAGGTGACCATCAAGTGA
- a CDS encoding MlaE family ABC transporter permease has product MGLFSLLDRSGDQLTFYVKALLWIPRTLRRYLKEVQRLLAEVAFGSGGLGVIGGTIGVMIAMTLFTGTVVGLQGYAALNQIGTAAFTGFVSAYFNTREIAPLVAGLALSATVGAGFTAQLGAMRINEEVDALEGMGVRSLPYLVTTRIIAGVVAIVPLYAIGLLSSYFASRMTTVVFKGQSRGTFDHYFSLFLSPTDVLLSVLKVLIFSVLVILAHCYYGFRATGGPAGVGVAVGRSVRNAIVLIAVTDFFLSLAIWGATTTVKVAG; this is encoded by the coding sequence ATGGGCCTCTTCAGCCTCCTCGACCGGTCGGGCGACCAACTCACCTTCTACGTCAAGGCGTTGCTGTGGATCCCGCGCACCCTGCGGCGCTACCTCAAGGAGGTCCAGCGCCTGCTCGCCGAGGTCGCCTTCGGCAGCGGCGGCCTCGGCGTCATCGGCGGAACCATCGGCGTGATGATCGCCATGACCCTGTTCACCGGCACCGTGGTGGGCCTCCAGGGCTACGCCGCGCTCAACCAGATCGGCACCGCCGCCTTCACCGGGTTCGTCTCCGCTTACTTCAACACCCGCGAGATCGCCCCGCTGGTCGCCGGTCTCGCCCTGTCCGCCACCGTCGGCGCGGGCTTCACCGCCCAGCTCGGCGCCATGCGCATCAACGAGGAGGTCGACGCCCTCGAAGGCATGGGCGTACGCAGCCTGCCCTATCTGGTCACCACCCGAATCATCGCCGGCGTCGTCGCGATCGTCCCGCTGTACGCGATCGGCCTGCTCAGCTCCTACTTCGCGTCCCGGATGACCACGGTCGTCTTCAAGGGCCAGTCACGCGGCACCTTCGACCACTACTTCTCCCTCTTCCTGTCCCCGACGGACGTCCTGCTCTCCGTGCTCAAGGTGCTCATCTTCAGCGTGCTGGTGATCCTGGCCCACTGCTACTACGGCTTCCGCGCCACCGGCGGACCGGCCGGTGTCGGCGTCGCCGTGGGGCGCTCGGTGCGCAACGCGATCGTGCTGATCGCCGTCACCGACTTCTTCCTGTCGCTCGCCATCTGGGGTGCCACCACGACCGTGAAGGTGGCCGGATGA
- a CDS encoding MlaE family ABC transporter permease: MTTEAERTPPVPPTPPPAVPRRPLPGLGALRQTGRLFSLAVAVVGATFRRPFQLREFIEQFWFIASVTILPAALVSIPFGAVIALQVGSLTQQLGAQSFTGGASVLAVIQQASPLIVALLIAGAGGSAICADLGSRAIREELDAMEVMGVSPVQRLVVPRVLATMFVAVLLNGMVSVVGTLGGYFFNVILQGGTPGAYLSSFSALAQLPDLYISEFKALIFGFIAGIVAAYRGLNPRGGPKGVGDAVNQSVVITFLLLFFVNMVLTGIYLQIVPPKGG; the protein is encoded by the coding sequence ATGACGACGGAGGCAGAGAGAACCCCACCGGTCCCGCCCACTCCACCGCCCGCCGTGCCGCGCCGCCCGCTTCCCGGCCTCGGCGCGCTCCGCCAGACCGGCCGGCTCTTCTCGCTGGCCGTCGCCGTGGTCGGAGCCACCTTCCGCCGGCCCTTCCAACTACGGGAATTCATCGAGCAGTTCTGGTTCATCGCCAGCGTCACCATCCTGCCCGCGGCCCTCGTCTCCATCCCGTTCGGCGCCGTCATCGCGCTCCAGGTCGGCTCGCTCACCCAGCAGCTCGGCGCCCAGTCCTTCACTGGCGGCGCCAGCGTCCTCGCGGTCATCCAGCAGGCCAGCCCGCTCATCGTGGCCCTGCTCATCGCGGGCGCCGGAGGCTCGGCGATCTGCGCCGACCTGGGCTCCCGCGCCATCCGCGAAGAGCTGGACGCCATGGAGGTCATGGGCGTCTCACCCGTCCAACGCCTCGTCGTACCGCGGGTGTTGGCCACCATGTTCGTGGCCGTACTGCTCAACGGCATGGTCTCCGTCGTCGGCACGCTCGGCGGCTACTTCTTCAACGTCATCCTTCAGGGCGGCACCCCCGGTGCCTACCTCTCCAGCTTCTCCGCACTCGCGCAGCTCCCCGACCTGTACATCAGCGAGTTCAAGGCGCTGATCTTCGGTTTCATCGCGGGCATCGTCGCCGCGTACCGGGGACTCAACCCGCGCGGCGGCCCCAAAGGCGTCGGCGACGCCGTCAACCAGTCCGTCGTCATCACCTTCCTGTTGCTCTTCTTCGTGAACATGGTCCTCACCGGGATCTATCTCCAGATCGTCCCCCCGAAGGGCGGCTGA
- a CDS encoding ABC transporter ATP-binding protein, with translation MGIEVVVEGLTKSFGKQNIWQDITLTLPAGEVSVLLGPSGTGKTVFLKSIIGLLKPERGRVLINGVDMVSSPERDIYETRKLFGLMFQDGALFGSMSLFDNIAFPLREHTRKKESEIRRIVMERVDMVGLLGSEEKLPGEISGGMRKRAGLARALVLDPQIILCDEPDSGLDPVRTAFISQLLIDLNAQIDATMLIVTHNLDIAATVPDNMGMLFRRNLVTFGPREVLLTSQEPVVAQFLSGRREGPIGMSEEKDAATLAKEELNSARNPASPPRPLVPQLEPSPGLPARGAVLRRKRRVLGMLDQLPPAARRAIEDGMAPARGATS, from the coding sequence ATGGGAATTGAAGTCGTGGTCGAGGGCCTGACCAAGTCCTTCGGCAAGCAGAACATCTGGCAGGACATCACTCTCACCCTGCCCGCGGGTGAGGTCAGCGTCCTTCTTGGTCCCTCCGGCACTGGAAAGACGGTATTCCTCAAATCGATCATCGGGCTCCTCAAACCGGAGCGCGGGCGGGTCCTGATAAATGGCGTCGACATGGTGAGCAGCCCCGAGCGCGACATCTACGAGACCCGGAAGCTCTTCGGCCTCATGTTCCAGGACGGCGCGCTCTTCGGCTCGATGTCCCTTTTCGACAACATCGCCTTCCCGCTGCGCGAGCACACCCGCAAGAAGGAGTCGGAGATCCGCCGCATCGTCATGGAGCGGGTCGACATGGTCGGCCTGCTCGGCTCGGAGGAGAAGCTGCCCGGCGAGATCTCCGGCGGGATGCGCAAGCGCGCCGGACTCGCCCGTGCCCTGGTGCTCGACCCCCAGATCATCCTCTGCGACGAGCCGGACTCCGGACTCGACCCGGTCCGCACCGCCTTCATCTCGCAGCTCCTCATCGACCTGAACGCCCAGATCGACGCGACGATGCTGATCGTCACCCACAACCTGGACATCGCCGCCACCGTCCCCGACAACATGGGGATGCTCTTCCGCCGCAACCTCGTCACCTTCGGGCCCCGGGAGGTGCTGCTGACCAGCCAGGAGCCGGTCGTCGCCCAGTTCCTCAGCGGCCGCCGCGAAGGCCCCATCGGGATGTCCGAGGAGAAGGACGCCGCGACGCTCGCCAAGGAGGAGCTCAACAGCGCCCGGAATCCGGCGAGTCCACCCCGCCCGCTGGTGCCGCAACTGGAACCCTCGCCGGGACTGCCCGCCCGCGGTGCGGTACTGCGGCGCAAGCGGCGCGTCCTCGGCATGCTCGACCAGCTGCCGCCCGCGGCCCGGCGGGCCATCGAGGACGGCATGGCGCCCGCCCGCGGGGCGACGTCATGA